A region of the Serinicoccus profundi genome:
ATGATCTCGGGCTGGCTCTGCTCCCACGGAGACTCCAGATCGTCGATGGGCACGGGGTCGGTGCCAGGGTAGCCGGGGTCGTCGTAGACGTTGTCCGGGGCGAACCAGTCGCCATCCTCGCGGTAGGGGATGACCTCACCCCCGGTGATCACCCCGACGAGGTTGGTCCACGAGTCTGTGGGGGGAGTGACCACCCACCCGTGCGAGTCCGCTCCTTCGAGCCGGTCACCGACCTCGACGCCGTCCGGTAGCGGATCCCTGGAAGAGGGCTCGAGCCACCGACCCGTCTCCAGACGGGTGAACTGGTCGGTGTCGAGCGGGTCGTTGCCGTGCCCCCAGTCCTCCGGCAGGCCGACCCACCACCGGACGTTCTCCGACTCCTGCGCGAGGCGGATGGTGTCGCCGGGGGCCGTCATGGTGAACCGTTGGACGTGGCGGTCCTCCCCGTCCCAGGTCTGCGTCGGATAGGACTCCGGGGTGGTGGGCTGCGCCCCACGGGTCCAGGGGCGGCGGTAGTGGCCGATGAAGCCCCAGTCCCGATCCCGAGGGCGCGATGAGGAGGGTGCGGTCGACGTCGATGCCGTAGACGTCGGCGAAGCCGACGATGCCACCCCCCGCCGAGTGGCCGGCCGCCGTGACCGCCCGCTCGGGCATGCCCAGCCCCTCCACGAAGCGCAGCAGCGCCTGACCACCCTCCTCGGAGTAGCGCGTCTGCGTCGCGTCGGAGGCCACCGAGTCGGGCAGGTCAATGCCCATCCAGGTGATCGTGCTCGTCCCTTGTCGCGCGACCGACTCCATGTTGTCGGGGTACTTCGCGATGCTGGCCATGTCCGTGGTCGTCCCCGGCACGAAGATCCCGACGTTCTCGCTGTCGAACTCGCCGTGCCACTCGGCATACCGGCCGTCCCCTCGCGGATCGAAGAGCAGGATCGCCCGCCGGTCGGCGGACAGCACGAGTCCGGCCTCGTCCGTGACGTCGGAGAAACGCAGCTCGGGGTCGGGCGTGACCAGCTCTTCGTAGAACTCCAGTCGATCCCGTGACCTCTCCAGCTCCTGGTCACGCAGCCGGAAGTCGTGCAGCATCGTCTGCGCGCCGTCGCCCATGAGACCGTCGACGAGCTGCTCGCCCAGCCAGTCCGGATACCACCCCGGGAGGCTGTCGAGCACGTCCTCGCGCGTGGTCGCGTTGTCGGGCAGGGCCTCGAGCAGCGCCAGTCGGCGCTGCTCCAGATCGATGGCGCTCTCGATGAGCAGCTGGTTGGCTGCCGCCCGGTGCTCCACCGGTATGCCGTCCAGGCCGCCGATGAGCGTGGGGTAGAGCAGGCGCAGCCGGCGTTGCGCCTCCGGGGTCAGCCCGGCCCAGTAGTCGCGGATCCCCGCGATCGCCCGGGGGTCGGTGACCTGGCCGTCCTCGAGCTCCCCGATCCGGCTCCACAGCCCGGACAGCACCGGGTCGTCGGCGTTGTGCGGCGCGTAGTCGGTCGCGAGGGCCGCCATGACGTGCGGGTTGCGCTGAAGGAACCCGGCGAGCCGCTGCGGGTCGAGCTCGTCCAGCAGGGCGCGCACGGCGTTCGGGTCCTCCGCCCCCGCGATGCGAGCCAGCAGGATCTCATCGGCCCGGCTGTTGACCAGGCCGTGGTCGCGGAAGATCCGCCACGTCCCCTCCGGTGCCTGCGAGCGGGTG
Encoded here:
- a CDS encoding alpha/beta hydrolase; amino-acid sequence: MSLEIPDWMVADAEPLRTAARGLRDAADVVDDERAGLRRTLGQAASALGWEGQITDRADDAADPTQDGLRILQEDLRAAGGALDALARALADHGPTLRDIQRDWDALHADRPFTEVRGDVGEQVSVIDWEEVRRQEDTLRGRTDHPKEMLRTADRGCRDTMAQVRSSLAGLEPGSSTASFTRSQAPEGTWRIFRDHGLVNSRADEILLARIAGAEDPNAVRALLDELDPQRLAGFLQRNPHVMAALATDYAPHNADDPVLSGLWSRIGELEDGQVTDPRAIAGIRDYWAGLTPEAQRRLRLLYPTLIGGLDGIPVEHRAAANQLLIESAIDLEQRRLALLEALPDNATTREDVLDSLPGWYPDWLGEQLVDGLMGDGAQTMLHDFRLRDQELERSRDRLEFYEELVTPDPELRFSDVTDEAGLVLSADRRAILLFDPRGDGRYAEWHGEFDSENVGIFVPGTTTDMASIAKYPDNMESVARQGTSTITWMGIDLPDSVASDATQTRYSEEGGQALLRFVEGLGMPERAVTAAGHSAGGGIVGFADVYGIDVDRTLLIAPSGSGLGLHRPLPPPLDPWGAAHHPGVLSDADLGRGGPPRPTVHHDGPRRHHPPRAGVGERPVVGRPAGGLGARQRPARHRPVHPSGDGSVARALFQGSATGRRRGR